The following is a genomic window from Thiohalomonas denitrificans.
GTCAACAACGAATACGTCTCCGAACGGGTGATCAACATGCGAAGCGGCGTCGAACGCGGCGACACACTTACCCGAACCGCAGCGGCGACCGGCCTCTTCACTCCCCTGATCCTGCAGATGCTCTCGGTGGGCGAGGAAACCGGACGGGTGGAAGACATGATGGACGAGGTCGCAGGGTTCTATGAACGCGAGGTCGAACACGAGTTGAAGAGCCTCACTTCCGCCATCGAGCCGATCCTGATCGTGGCGGTGGGGATCCTCGTGCTCATCCTCGCCCTTGGTGTATTCCTGCCCATGTGGGATTTGACACAGCTTGCCGGGTAAGCGATTGCACATCTTGGCCAGGCTCCAACGCAGCGCGACGGTTCCGGAATGGGCGGCGGTGACGATACTGATAGCGATCTTTATCACCCTCGTCATCGACCGGGTCTGGGCGTTGCGGATCGTCGCCGAGCAGACGGGAGTGGAACACACCATAGGCACTCTCAAAAGTGCACTCGGTCTTGAGGTGGTCGCACGGGTCATCCAGGACAAAGGACTGAGCGAACTGGCGGAGCTGGATGGTTCCAATCCAATCGCCCTGCTCGAGCAGCCCCCCGGAAATTACCTCGGGGAACTGGACGCACCCGATCCGGCGGGCGTAAAAGGCAACCGCTGGTATTTCGACCGGAGCCGGAAACTACTCATCTACCGGGTCGCCTACTCCGATTACCTTAAGAGCCCGCTCTCCGGACCGGCTCGCATCCGCTTCATGGTTCGCGTCGATTATCGCCGCGACAACAGCGGCGACCGTTCACTGAGCCCGCAAGCGGGCCGCATCCGCGGGATCGACCTCGTTCCGGTGGAAAGGTATCAATGGGTCGAGGAGTGAGAGAAATCGGATACATGGAAAAGATGGCCGAGCTTCTCTTTATGATCCTGCCGGCCCTGCTGGCCGCCGCCGGGCTGACGGGCCTCGGCCTGGGGGCGGCGCTGTTGATGTTTCCCGATCAAATCGGGAAATGGGGAAAGCGCCTGGAGACACCCTTCACCAGTGAACGATTCATCTACCGGCACAACCGGTTTTTCGGTCTCTTCCTGTTGGCCGGCGGAGCGTTTGCCCTGCTGAAAATCGGTGCGTCGATCGCTGCAGGTTACCGCGCCCACTTGGCAGGAGGGCCGGTTTTCGAAAGCCTGATGGACGCCAGCCTGATTTTCCTGCTTCTGGGTAACCTGGGGGCAATGATGATCGGCGCCATCGTGTGGATCCGGCCTAGCCACCTGAAGGGATGGGAAATCCACGTCAACCACTGGGTATCCACCCGCCGAAGCCCCCCGGACCAGGCACCACTGGCGAGCCGTATCGACCGCCATGTGCTCGTCTTCCCCCGCACGGCAGGAGCCTTCTTCATTCTCGCCGGCCTCTACCTTCTAGCTAGCGCCACAATGATGAATTTCGCCTGAAAGACTTTTTATGCGCAACTACACACATTATGGTAATGTGGAGTCGTTGACTAACATAGCGACCTATGTCTTAGGGGCTGCGGCCCCCTGCTAAAACGGAGAAAACAATGAAAACACAGGCGGGTTTTACCCTCATCGAACTGGTAATGGTAATCGTGATTCTCGGGATTCTGGCGGCAACGGCGATTCCAAAATATGTCGATCTTCAGTCGGAGGCCGGCGCAGCTGCCGCAGAAGGTGTTCTGGGGTCGGCACGATCGGCGGCCTCCATCAATTATGCCACCAATCTGACGAAAGGGACCTCATCCTACATTACGACCGATCAAACACTGCAAAACGCAATGGATGCGTTTCCGACTGAATGCGACGACGGCACCGGTACTGACAAGGATATAACCTGCAGTTTCGGCGGCAAAGATTATCTGATGGTGATAACCCAAGAAGAAAATGCTACCCAACCGGCACTGATTACCGCTTCAGGTTCGAACTGGCCATAGGCGTTTAAAGGAAAGGAGGGGATTGGAACACCCCTCCTTCCTGATAGAACCGACAAAATCGATGTTAAGTATCACTTTTAAGCGCCTATCCAGCCATTAGCGTTTTCCTCTCATTCGTATCCCTTCTCGCGGCGAGCGCCTTTACGGGCGAATCGGTTGTTTTCTATACCGTTGCTTTGACCTGCCTTGTAGGGTGGCTCGCCCTCTCCATCG
Proteins encoded in this region:
- a CDS encoding type II secretion system protein, with product MKTQAGFTLIELVMVIVILGILAATAIPKYVDLQSEAGAAAAEGVLGSARSAASINYATNLTKGTSSYITTDQTLQNAMDAFPTECDDGTGTDKDITCSFGGKDYLMVITQEENATQPALITASGSNWP